A stretch of Acropora muricata isolate sample 2 chromosome 7, ASM3666990v1, whole genome shotgun sequence DNA encodes these proteins:
- the LOC136921812 gene encoding uncharacterized protein, which produces MSQKEDQTFTHLLNRFRAASQTEADIQCIQLRSVNPIEPNYPKDALHIFAENAPVDQHNNEHLQSLRTPLHRLKATDQYPPNVSKQDIDRVLARGRSETGGLDSEILVKENCRVMLTTNIDINDRLINGQMGTIKKIATYQTTSKPSVIYVKFDDLQAGIKTIQKCTDNYAREHSVVPIQRVLARIKLRPGKSSSPEIQRLQFPITLAWACTVHKVQGLTVNEIVVCFDLHRQKHFNYGQIYVALSRARSLQGLHVIGQLENKHVRANPKVHAEYHRLRQQADTDCSFSPVNDDKNFKISLCLLNIRSLQKHSIDIKHDANLNKCDILVLTETQLLPHHSDNIITEILHPYALHRQDHPTDKYSSLAICSQNNINLVQKQYFPSINGLLCNALIANINKALKFLLTYRKNNSNTQQYLQNLNNILQTNTVDIILGDFNINYFNESLILPLKQLANSLEYIQIVNKPTFISAGSLLDQVYVKQSLYDEIQNEVVTVYYSDHDCVKIIIKQ; this is translated from the coding sequence ATGAGCCAAAAAGAGGACCAAACATTCACACACTTGTTAAATAGATTCAGAGCTGCATCCCAAACTGAGGCAGATATTCAATGCATTCAGCTAAGGTCTGTTAACCCTATTGAACCCAATTATCCAAAAGATGCATTACACATCTTTGCTGAAAATGCTCCTGTAGATCAACATAACAATGAACACCTTCAGTCTTTGAGAACACCTCTACATAGATTGAAAGCTACAGACCAGTATCCACCAAATGTTAGCAAACAAGACATTGATAGAGTGTTAGCTAGGGGAAGATCAGAAACAGGTGGACTTGATTCAGAAATCTTGGTGAAAGAAAATTGTAGGGTCATGCTAACTACAAATATAGATATAAATGATAGACTTATCAATGGCCAAATgggtacaattaaaaaaatagcTACCTATCAAACTACAAGCAAACCATCTGTAATTTATGTAAAGTTTGATGACTTACAAGCTGGTATTAAAACTATACAAAAATGTACAGATAATTATGCCAGAGAACATTCTGTTGTACCAATTCAACGCGTCTTAGCTCGGATaaaactaagacctggaaaATCATCTTCTCCTGAAATACAAAGACTACAGTTTCCTATCACACTGGCATGGGCATGCACAGTACACAAAGTTCAGGGATTAACAGTAAATGAAATTGTAGTATGCTTTGACCTGCAtaggcaaaaacattttaacTACGGGCAGATTTATGTAGCCTTGAGTAGAGCAAGATCTTTGCAAGGACTGCATGTGATTGGACAGTTAGAAAACAAACATGTGCGAGCCAATCCAAAAGTACATGCAGAATATCATAGATTGCGACAACAGGCAGATACAGACTGCAGTTTTTCCCCAGTAAACGACGATAAAAACTTTAAGATATCATTATGTCTACTGAATATACGCTCCCTTCAAAAACATAGTATCGACATTAAGCATGATGCAAATCTCAACAAATGTGACATCTTAGTCCTAACAGAAACTCAACTTTTGCCCCACCACTCAGACAATATTATCACAGAAATTCTCCATCCTTATGCACTTCACAGACAAGACCACCCTACTGATAAATATTCAAGTTTAGCTATCTGTTCTcaaaacaacattaatttggtGCAAAAACAATACTTTCCATCTATCAATGGTTTACTATGTAATGCACTGATCGCAAACATTAACAAAGCATTAAAATTCCTCTTAACATACAGAAAAAACAACTCAAACACCCAGCAATATCTCCAAAACCTGAACAACATTCTTCAAACAAACACTGTTGATATCATACTAGGAGACTTCAACATCAATTACTTTAATGAATCGCTTATTTTGCCCCTAAAACAACTCGCGAATTCCTTGGAATATAttcaaattgtaaacaaacctACATTTATATCAGCTGGAAGTCTATTGGATCAAGTTTATGTCAAACAATCTCTCTATgatgaaattcaaaatgaagTAGTTACTGTCTATTATTCTGACCATGATTGTGTTAAAATTATCATCAAACAGTGA